CGAGATTTCTAGAAAAATGATAAATCGATCCTGGTGATACGTAGTCATTGTGAGTCGCTGCATAGCTTCCCCGGCACTGATTAATTGCTCCTCAATGGAGTGTACGATCGTCTGTGTCCACTGCTCGTAAGAGAGCTGCATCGAATTGTTCTGCTGGAAAAGGGACTCCAAGTTTTCAGGTGCTCCCAGAATGCAGACATAGGGGCGCATTACATTATAATTCAAGGATTTGGCGCGGGATATGGCTGTATCCCAGGAGTCGATCTCACCCTTTGCCAGACTCCATATGAAATCATCCTTTAGACGAAACTCTGTCTCTAGAATGGCATGCTCTCGCTGAAACCATAGAGCAGCTATTGTGATTGCCCGCTCCAAGATATATTCTTCTTCATTTTCCTGAAAAGTTTGCAGCGAATAAGTGGATGAGAGAGCAAGCAGCAGATATCCATGAACCTTATTAGCTGTTTTAATCTCAAGTTGGACAATGGCATCGTCTACAAAATGCACCCAATTAATACTCTCCTCGGTGTAACGCACCGCGTTTGGTATATGTGAGGTAAGATATGTCTTAGCCTGCTCTTCCCATTTCTTTGCCAAGCTACTTGCCTGCTGGCTCGATCCTTTAATATGGCCGTTCTTATCTACAATAAGGACCGGACTGCCAATCGTTTGGCTGATTAATTCTGTGGCATCAGAGAGTGAGGCATCATGAAGAAAAAGATTAAGGAGTTGCTTCTGCAGCTCCTCTGAGCGCTGCAGGGTTGTCTGCTGCCAGTGATTGAGGTGGCTTAGAAGAGTATGTGTAATATCGGAAAACCGAATCTCCCAGGGAATCTCAATGATCGGAAAGCGCTGTTCCTCAGCATAGGCTGTTATTTCCTCTGGGATACTTATTACATGGCGTCCGGTAGCAATAGCCAACGCTGCAGCTCCCGATTCTACGATGTCCTGGACGAAGTGTTTGAACACATGTATATCCTCGCTGCATCCTATAGCCGTAGTCAATACCAATTCATTTTTGAGGATGAAATTCTCAACGGGTATCTCGATAACAGATACGGATTCCACAGGCCGTTTAGACATTGCCGATGGAGCTGTTAACACGCGGCCAGGCTTCATAATCTCAAGATTCATTACATCCTTTACAGTAAAGTTCATGAAAAACTCCTAGGTGGATAAAGTATAGTTTGCAATTCATATCATCATACAACGTTATTATACTTTATTGATAAATGGCATGACTGCTTGTATATGTGCATCAAGGTTTACATTGCACCCGCTTATGATGATGACGATACATTTGCCGGGCTTTACAATCTTTTGGCGCAGAAGAGCACCGATTCCAACTGCCGCGGCTCCTTCAATCACCATGTGATGATGTTTTAACATATAGGCCATTCCTTCAGCAATTGCCTCTTCTGAAACAAGAAGTGATTGATCCACATACTTTTTTACCATCTCAAACGTATACGCATTATCCAAACCGATGCCGCCAAGAAGACTGTCGGCAAGCGTATCCTTCTCTCCTAGAACCACTGGTTTTCCTGCTTTTATACTCTCATACATGACCGCCCCGTGCTCCATAGAAACGCCGACAACCTGAATGGCAGGGTCGATCGACTTCATAGCCAATCCTAATCCAGAGTGCATGCCGCCGCCCGATAATCCCCCAATCACCATATCGACCTCAGGAACCTCTCTAGCGATCTCTAGTCCCATTGTTCCTTGCCCGGCGATCACCTCAGGGTCATCAAACGGCTTAATGACAGTCAATCCCTGCTCTTTTTGCAGCCGATCGCAATGTTCTCCTGCCGCATCCTGACTATCTCCGGTAATCTCAATTGTTGCTCCCCAACGCTGAATGGCATCAATTTTCGCTTTTGGAACCCTGTTCGAGACACATACAACCGCCTTAACTCCAAGCTGCTGCGCTACAAAGGCTACAGCTTGCCCATGATTTCCGGTAGAGAATGTGGTTACGCCCCGTTCGCGTTCCTCAGGAGTCAGACTGAGAATTTTATTGGCAGCACCTCTGACTTTAAATGCACCAATATCATGAAGATTTTCCAGCTTCAAATAAATAGCCGAACCTGTTAGCTGCGAGAGGTGATGCGAATAGATAATAGGGGTTTGTTTGACGATGGAAGAAATTCGCTTTCTGGCTTGCCAGATGTCCCGAATTGTCACTTCTGTTACTTTTGGTAAAGAGTGAGATTGTGCGTAATGCATCGCGAGCCTCCTATAGAATAATGCAATGATTAGAATAGGTGCATTATATAAAAGGCATAAGGGAGCGTCAATTAGATAAATTGACTATAGTTTTCGAAAAAATTTCATACAATTTTGCAGATGTTATCTACATAAAAATTAATTACTATTTCACTATACCAAATTTTAAGAACATTTTGCTAAGTCAGGAGTTCAATCGGCTGAGAAGGAGCGCTGCTATGTCATCATTTACAGTTACCGAATATGGTGAGAGGCTTTACAAAACGAAGCAGAAAATGAGCGAAAAAGGAATCGATGTCTTGCTTGTCACAGATCCTGCCAATATACATTATCTTTCCGGTTATGATGGCTGGTCCTTTTATGTTCATCAAATGCTCATTGTCATAGTTGACGAGGAGCAGCCGTTTTGGATTGGCAGAGGCCAGGATGCGAATGCAGCCAAGGTAACGACATGGCTTCGGCACGACAACATCATTTCCTATACAGATGATTATGTTCAATCGGCAGTCAAGCATCCGATGGACTTTGTTTCCGATATTTTGAAAGAAATCGGACAGGGGAGCCGGACGATTGGTGTAGAGATGGACACCTATTATTTTACCGCTCAATGTTATGAAAGCCTAAAAAAAGGATTGCCGAATGCCGCATTCAAGGATGCGACAGCACTCGTTAATTGGGTGCGGATCATAAAGTCGGAACAAGAAATTGCGTATATCAAAAAAGCAGCAAAAATTGTTGAACGTGCAATGCTTACAGGGGTTGAGTCCATTGAAGAAGGCGTGAGAGAGTGCGACGTGGTGGCAAATATCTATCATGCTCAAATCAGCGGAACTGAGCAGTATGGCGGTGATTACCCCGCTATTGTTCCGCTACTGCCCGCCGGGAAAAAAACATCGACCCCCCATTTAACCTGGACCGATGAACGCTATAAGAGGGGTGAACCCGTGATTTTGGAGCTGGCCGGCTGCTATAGGCGCTATCATGCTCCATTGGCAAGAACGGTGGTAATCGGAGAGGCTTCGGGCATGCTGCAGGACTTGGCAAGTGTGGTGGCCGAAGGGCTTAACACTGCGCTCGCCGCCGTTCGGCCCGGCGTAACCTGTGAAGAAGTCGAGTTAGCCTGGAGGCATTCGATTGCAAAAAGCGGTTTTGCAAAAGATTCTCGCATCGGATATTCCATGGGTCTTAACTATCCGCCCGATTGGGGTGAGCATACCGCAAGTCTTCGCCCGGGGGATATGACCATCTTGCAGCCGAACATGACCTTTCATATGATTCCTGGCATTTGGCTTGATGACTGCGGCGTGGAGATCAGTGAATCGTTTCGGGTGACGGAGACGGGCTGTGAAGTATTTGCAGATGTTCCGAGAGAACTGATTGTAAAGACAACAGAAACAACAGCTCCCGAATCATTCATCGGGTAAAGGGGTGAACATAAGGTGATCATTTTTCGTGAAAATGAAATACGTGCCAGCGTACAAATGAATAAGGAAGCGATATCTATTGTCGAGGACGGCTTTACCCAGTTGGCTTTGGGGAGGGCGACCATGCCTCCGATTCTCCGGGTAGATATTCCGGAGCATAACGGGGAAGTTGATGTCAAGACAGCGTATATTCAAGGGCTTGATACGTTTGCACTTAAGATGTCATCCGGTTTTTTTAACAATTATCAAAAGGGCCTGCCCAGCTTAAGCGGCATGATGATCGTCATCAGCGCGGAAACGGGCATTCCGCTCTCACTTTTACTGGACAATGGATACTTAACGGATATACGGACGGCCGCAGCAGGAGCCGTAGCAGCGAAATATCTTGCCAAGCAGGAATTGGATACGGTAGGTGTGATCGGAGCCGGCGCACAGGCGCGCTATCAGATCCGGGCATTACAGCAGGTGCGTGATTTCAACCGCGTGCTCGTGTACGGGCCTACGCCGGAGCGTGTCGAACGCTATGTCATCGAGATGGAGGAAGAACTAGGTGTCAAAGTGAGCGCGGCCTCTAGTGCGGAGGCGGTCGTCAAAGAAAGCCAGATGGTGGTTACGACCACACCATCCAAAACTCCGATCATCAAACCGGAGTGGCTGCACCCTGGCCTGCATATTACAGCGATGGGTTCTGATGCTGAGCATAAGCAGGAATTGGACGTACATGTGCTAGAGCGTGCCGATCTGCTGGCATGCGATGTGAAAGCACAGTGCTTCCGATTGGGAGAGCTGCATCATGGGGTAGCGCAGGGAATATTGTCCAAGGAGAGCGATATTGTTGAGATCGGGGAGTTAACTGCAGGCCGGATGGCAGGGCGAACGAATGAGGAACAGATTACGATTTGTGATTTAACGGGAACCGGTGTACAGGATACTGTAATCGCGCGGTTTGCCTACAGTGAACTGGTAGCAAAAGGGCTTGGAATTCAATTAGAAAACGAAGAGGGGCGATTGGTATGACAAAAAATTTTGAGAGAGCAAACGTTGGAACAAAAAGTGTATGGGCCGGAGAAGAAGACTATCTTGTTCATGGAGCAACGCAGGTACCTGTTGTTGTGAGCGTAGCGTACGGCTATACCGATATGGATGAGTGGTATGATGTGGCCACAGAAAAAAAGAAGGGGCATATTTATGGACGCAACACCAACCCGACGGTACAGGCATTTGAAGATAAAATGAAAATTCTTGAAAATGCAGAAGCTGCCACAAGCTTCTCTACCGGAATGGCAGCCATCAGCAATACGCTGTATACGTTCTTGCGTCCGGGTGACCGTGTTGTTTCTATTAAAGATACGTATGGTGGAACCAATAAGATTTTTACAGAATTCCTGCCGCTCATGGGGATTGAGGTTGTGCTGTGCACGACGGGTGACCACGAGGCGATAGAAGCTGAAGTAGCGAAGGGCTGCAAAATCCTCTACCTCGAGACCCCGACGAATCCGACGGTAAAGATTACGGACATTGAGCGTATGGCGAAGGCCGGTCATGCAGCAGGTGCGCTTGTTGTTGTAGACAATACGTTTGCAACACCAATCAATCAAAATCCATTAGCACTCGGTGCTGACCTCGTTCTGCACAGCGCAACGAAATTCTTGGGCGGGCATGCGGATGCGCTCGGCGGAGTAGTATGCGGCTCAGAAGAGTTGGTGAAGAAAATCTATCACTACCGTGAAATTAACGGGGCTACGATGGACCCTTGGGCGGCTTATCTCATCCTAAGAGGAATGAAGACCTTAAAGCTGCGTGTTCGCCAGCAGGAAGCGAGCGCGATGAAAATTGCTCAATATTTGCAGGAACAAGAATTCGTCGAAGCGGTATATTATCCAGGACTAGAAACACATGTGAACCATGACATTGCCAAAAAGCAAATGCGAGGCTTTGGCGGGATGCTGAGCTTTGCAATAAAAGGTGGCATGGATGCTGTAAGACACCTCCTGCCGCAGCTGCAGTTTGCAAACCGAGCGGCAAACCTGGGCGCAGTAGAGAGCACATATGGTCCTGCTCGTACAACAAGCCATGTTGAGTGTACACCGGAAGAGCGCGAAGCGATGGGGATTCCTGAAGGATTGGTTCGTTTATCAGTAGGGATTGAAGATACGGAAGATTTACTTGCCGATTTGGAGCAGGCGTTCGAACACATGGCTGCACAAATGCAGCTGGCACCAACAATCGAAAAGTAAATAAAAAACATGACCGGGTGGCGAGCGTCGTCATCCGGTCAAATGGGCTTACGAGGTGAAACAATGGCAACCCAACATGAGTCAATAGTGGAAAGATCGGAAGCGCTTTTTGGACAACTTATTCATTGGCGGCGCAGTATCCATGCAAACCCGGAGATAAGCTATCAGGAATTCCAGACATCCCAATTCGTAGTGGACGTTCTGCGGACGATGCCCGGGATCGAAATCGAAATCGGTGTAGGTTATCCTACCGCAGTTGTCGGTACGCTATCTTCTGGCACCGGTCCAACCATCGCGATTCGCGCGGATATGGATGCGCTTCCGATTATGGAGGAAACCGGCCACAGCTTTCGTTCACAGCATCCAGGGATCATGCATGCTTGCGGCCATGACGCTCATACATCCATCCTGTTAGGTGCGGCTCAACTGCTGGCCGAGCGCTTTCAAAAAGGAGAAATTAAGGGGACGGTTAAGCTGATTTTTCAACCGGCGGAAGAGAGCACGGATGAAAACGGCCTGACAGGAGCGGTCCATATGATCCAAGCCGGAGCTTTGGACGGGGTGGATTGTGCGATTGCACTGCATATGAGTCCGGAAAACCCGGTCGGTGAAGTGCAAGTGCATGAAGGATATAGCATGGCGAATGTGGACGTATTTGAGGCGACGATCTTTGGTACGGGAGGTCATGGGGCTTATCCGCATCTAGGAACGGATCCGGTATGGATGCTAGGGCCTGTACTGCAGGCGCTGCATGGTATTGTTGCGAGGAAGATATCTCCGCTTGAAGCGGCTGTTGTGAGTGTCGGCCAGATTCATGCGGGATCAGCAAGCAATATCATTCCGGCTGAGGTTTACTTGGAGGGAACGCTGCGCAGCTATGATCCTGTCGTGCGAGAGCAGTTAATTACGGAAGTTGAGAAAGCCATTTCTATTGTGGACGTACTCGGGGGCAGTTATCGATTTGCGGTACAGCGCGGAGAACCCGCATTAAAAAATGATGCGACCGTAAATGCATGGCTGCAAGAAACGCTGACAGATCTCTACCCTGGAACGGTGATCAAGCACACTCCATTTGGCCTTGGGGGAGAGGATTTTGCTTACATGGCCCAGATGGTTCCAGCGGCAATGTTCTTTCTCGGCTGCTCCCCCCTAGATGGGATCAAGCGGGAGCTTCATACGCCGATCTTTGATATTGACGAAAAATGCCTGCCTATGGGCGCTGCCATTATGGCGGAAACGGCCGTACGGTTTCTACAAGGCACATATAAGCTAAATCAAAAGTAGGGGGCAGGTTTATGGCACATAAGATTGCTTTGCTCGGCTTTGGAGTTGTCGGGCAGGGAATAGCAGAAATCATTAGAGACAAAGCGGAAGCCCTGCAAGAAGGCATCGGTTTTGACGCGAAAATTGTTGCCATTGCTGATTTGATGAAAGGGTCGCTCTATCATCCGGACGGTCTCGATCTTCATCAGGTGCTTCATACAGTAAAAAATACTGGCAGGCTGGATGAGTATCCTTCCACTCCCGGCTTAATCCGAGGCTGGGATAGCTTCCAGACGATTCGTCAGAGCAACGCGGATACCATTGTAGAGATGACCTTTACCGATATAAAAACGGGACAGCCGGCGATTGACCACTGCCGGGCCGCGTTTGAATCCGGAAAAAATGTTGTGATGAGCAACAAAGGGCCGGTAGCGCTTGCCTATCAAGAACTAGCGGAGCTTGCGAAGAAGCAGAATGTACGCTGGGGATTCGAAGGAACGGTCATGAGCGGAACGCCCGCGTTGCGCATGCCGCTTGTCTCGCTTGCGGGAAACGAAATTCACGAAATCAAGGGAATTTTAAACGGGACAACGAACTACATTCTAACCAAAATGGAAGACGGACTGTCCTATGAAGCGGCGTTACAGGAAGCGCAGGCGCTTGGCTATGCTGAAGCCGATCCAACCAGTGACGTAGAAGGATATGATGCTCAATATAAAGCGGTGATTCTTGCCAATGTTGTAATGAACGTGCCAATGAAAAGGGACGAGATTGCGTGTGAAGGAATCACGCATCTGACACGGCAGGATATTGAGTGGGCAAAAGACAATGGGAAGAGATGGAAGTTAATAGCGGCAATCAAAAAGGAAGGAAATAACATAACCGCAAAAGTAGGACCTGAGGCGATTCCGCTTACAGATCCGTTAGCTGGTATTATGGGACCGGTCAATGCGATTACGTATGCGTGTGATCTGGCTGGGCCGATTACGTTGGTTGGGGCCGGAGCAGGCCGTACCGAAACGGGATTTTCTATTCTGATTGACTTGATTAATATTGCACGTGGACAGATATGAATAGAAAGGGGTAAAAGAAGAATGGCTCTATCAACAACGGTAAAACAAATGGGCATGTATATCGCCGGTGAATGGGTAACACGTACAAAGGTGGTTGAAGTATACGATTCAAAGGACAATAGTTTGATTACGACAGTGCCTGCTGCATCAGCACAAGACATGCGAAAAGCGATTGAAGCGGCCAAAGAGGGAGTCGAGATCGCTGCAGCGATGCCTGTGCATGAACGGATTGCAATTCTGAATCGAGCGGCTGATAGTATTCAGAAGCGCAACGAAGAGTATGCCATAACCATCGCCCGCGAAGGGAGCAAGACGATCCGCGAAGCGCGAAAAGAAGTCATGCGCTGCATCGAAACCCTCCGCATTAGCGCCGAAGAGGCAAGAAGAATCCATGGCGAAACCATTCCATTTGATCAAATGCCTGGAAGCGAAAATCGTGTCGGCTATTATTATCGTTTTCCGATCGGGCTTATTGCAGCCATTACACCGTTTAATGACCCGCTAAATCTAGTAGCCCACAAGGTTGGCCCAGCCATCGCATCAGGGAATGCGATCATTGTAAAGCCAGCAATGGTTACTCCTCTAAGCGCACTCCTTCTGGCAGAAGCTTTTGTTGAAGCCGGACTGCCCCCCAAGGTATTAACCGTCATTACTGGACATGCCAAAGAAATCGGGGATGTTCTTGTCACGCATCCTGATGTACGCATGGTTTCATTTACAGGCGGAATCAAAACAGGTACAGAGATCAGCCATAAAGCGGGATTGAAGAAGATAGGAATGGAGCTCGGTTCGAATTCACCGGTTATTGTGTTAAATGACGCGGATCTGGAGGAAGCGGTGGAATCGACAGTTTCCGGCGCATTTTGGGCAGCGGGGCAGAACTGCCTGGGTGTACAGCGGATTTATATTGAAGAGAAGAGCTATGATGCGTTCGCCCAAGCCTTCATAAAAAGAACGCTCCAGTATCGTGTCGGCGACAAGCTATCTGAAGAGACGGATATGGGACCGATGATTACGGAGAAGGAAGCGATTCGTGTCGAGAAGTGGGTGGCGGAGGCTGTTGATAAAGGAGCGACTCTGCTGTGCGGTGGACGCCGTAGTGGCGCGTATTATATGCCGACTGTATTAGCGGATGTTCCAAAAGATTGTACGTTGGCGAAGGAAGAAATATTCGGACCGGTTGTCCTGCTGTATTCGGTCCCCGATTTTGACACAGCGATTGTCAAATCTAATGATGTGAATTACGGGCTGCAGGCTGGAATCTTTACCCGCAATCTCGATCGGGCATTTCAGGCGATTCATCGTATGAATGTAGGCGGTGTGATGATCAATGACAGCACGGATTACCGAATTGATGGGATGCCATTTGGAGGCGTTAAAGGTTCAGGTTTAGGTCGAGAAGGGGTAAAGTTTGCAATTCAAGAAATGACAGAGCCAAAAGTTGTATGTTTTAAGCTGAGTAAATCTAGCTAAATTAAATAATTATTTACGGTTAAGATAGTGATATATATAATTAAATGTATTATTCATAAAATAAAATGTTTTTAGATGAAGGAAGAGAGGACTCCTGGGGATAGCCTCAACCGGAGTTCTCCTCTGCGTAAGAGAAAACGATTACATGGGGAGGGTGCGTATGCTGCGCTTTGATGTGGAAGAATACCAGACACGATTGAAAAAAACGAAGCAGTCCATGAGTGAAAAAGGGATTGATGTGCTGTTGCTTACCGATCCGGCTAATATGAATTATCTATCCGGCTATGATGGCTGGTCCTTCTATGTTCATCAGCTCCTCATCGTTATGATTGATGAAGATCAGCCAATATGGGTGGGCAGGGGAATGGACGCGAATGCTGCGAAGGTAACGGCCTGGATCGATGAAGACCGCATTCTTGCGTATTCGGATGATTATGTTCATAGTACTGTAAAGCATCCAATGGATTTTGTAGCTCAGATCATAGCGGAGAGAGGACAGGATAGCAGCGTAATTGCAGTGGAGATGGATGCATACTATTTTACCGCGCAGTGCTATGAGAGCTTGAAGAAAGGACTGCCTACTGCCCGTTTTGTCGATGGAACCAATATGGTGAATTGGGTCCGCCTCATTAAATCGGAGCAAGAGATTACGTATATGAAGCGGGCGGCCAAAATTGTAGAAAACGCGATGCGCATAGGTATTGAATCCATCGAAGAAGGTATACGGGAATGTGATGTGGTAGCGAAAATCTACCATGCTCAAATCAGTGGAACCGAGCAGTATGGCGGTGACTACCCCGCTATTGTTCCGCTGCTGCCTGCCGGAGAAAAAACATCGACACCGCACTTAACCTGGACCGATCAAACCTATAAAAGGGGCGAACCTGTGATCCTGGAGCTGGCTGGCTGCTATCACCGCTATCACTCCCCATTGGCAAGAACGGTTGTAATCGGAGAGGCACCGGCAAAAATCAGTGAGTTAGCCAAGGTGGTGGGCGAGGGAATCAACAATGCATTGGACGTTATTAAACCGGGTGTTACGTGCGAAGAAATAGAGCAAGCCTGGAACAAGTCGATTGCAAAAAGCGGCTTTACAAAGGACTCCCGCATTGGGTATTCGATGGGATTGAACTATCCACCGGATTGGGGTGAGCATACCGCAAGCATCAGAAAAGGAGATCGAACTATCCTGCAGCCGAACATGACCTTTCATATGATTCCTGGCATTTGGCTTGATGACTACGGAGTGGAGATCAGTGAATCGTTTCGGGTGACGGAGACAGGATGTGAAGTGCTGGCGAATTTTCCGAGAGAGTTGTTTGTTAAGAAATAAAGACGGATCAAGAAACCCTGACAGAATAGAGAGAAAGCGTTTACAGAAGAGTAGAGTGATATACTTCATTACTTGAGCAGCTCTCCTATTAAAAAACAAGTGTGAATAACACGGATAAAGGGTGATCATTTTGAAAAATGATATAAAGCGGGCATCGCATAATAATGTAGTTTTTTGGGCCTCCGCGGCTATTGTTCTCCTGTTTGTTATTGCAGGAGTGGTTGCGCCGGGAGGCTTTGCGAAATATGCTTCCGCGATTTTTGATTTCACGACCATTAATTTTGGCTGGTTCTATTTGCTTTCGATGGTGTTTTTTGTAGGCTTTTGCCTTTTCATGGCTTTTAGCCGGTATGGCAAAATCAAGCTGGGAGCAGACCATGAAAAGCCGGAGTACTCCTTTTTTACCTGGATCAGTATGCTGTTTAGCGCAGGCTTTGGAGCCGGGCTGGTGTTTTGGGGAGTAGCTGAGCCGATGACTCATTTTGCTTCTCCTCCATTTAAGGGCATGGAGCCGCAGTCGGCTGAGGCGGCACGCACTGCCATGCGCTATACATTTTTCAACTGGGGAATACATCAGTGGTCGGTATTCGCGGTCGTAGGTCTTGGTCTTAGCTACTTTCAATTCCGTAAAAAGAGTAATTCTCTCATCAGCTCAACCCTGCAGCCTGTTATGGGAAAGCGTAAAAGTTATTACTTAAAGAATGGGATTAATATTCTAGCCGTGATTGCAACGATAACAGGGGTTGCTACATCGTTTGGAATGTCTGTTCTCCAAATTAACGGCGGATTGAAGTATGTCTTCTCCATTCCGGATCATACGTGGGTGCAGCTGCTGATTATTACCGTTTTGTTTGTTCTTTATATGACCTCTTCTGTAACGGGACTTGATAAGGGGATTAAAGTCTTAAGCAACATCAATATGGGTATGGCGCTCTGCCTGATGCTGTTTGTTCTCTTTGCTGGACCGACAGTTTTTATCCTTAATGGATTTACACTTGGAATTGGCGATTATATTCAGCATTTCATAGAGACAAGCTTTTATTTAACCCCTTATGAAGGCGGAACTTGGGTACGTGATTGGACCATATTTTATTGGGCTTGGGTCATCGCATGGTCCCCCTTCGTCGGCTCGTTCGTGGCACGTGTTTCCAAAGGACGAACCATCCGCGAATTTGTTATGGGTGTTTTGATCGTACCTCCGTTTATTGGATTGGTCTGGATTGCTATCTTTGGCGGAACGGCTCTGCATATGGATTTGTTTGAGAATACAGCGATCGCAAATGCGGTATCAAAAGATATTACAAGCGCGTTGTTTGTCATGCTAAATGAGCTTCCGCTTTCTTCGCTGCTGTCTGTTGTATCGATTGTGCTTATCGCGATCTTCATTGTTACATCTGCGGATTCGGCAACGTTTGTACTTGGTATGATGACATCAAAGGGTAACTTAAATCCTTCCATGCTCGCTAAGGTAATCTGGGGTGGATTGATGGCTGCCATTTCCGCTGTTCTCATTATTAGCAGCGGATTAAAAGGACTTCAGACGGCATCACTCGTTACCGCCCTACCGTTTACCTTTATTTTAATTGCGATGTGTATTTCACTTGTGAAATCATTGCGGCAGGAGCAGCATCAACAGCAGCTAGGGGGGCAATCATACAGCGAGTATTCCAAGGAAGAGAAGAAGGCAAGTTCAGGATAAGTGATAAGATAGGCAGCCTGAGTCAGAAATAGCAGGAGACTCAGGCTGTTTTTTTCTGTGAAAATTATAAAAAAATCCCCCTTACAATTCACAGCGTCCTTTACACTGTGAATCATAAGAGGGACAGGAGATTACCTATAAAACCATCTCTGTATCTGGTTGGCTGCTTCATTGCTGTTTCTCCTGTTATTCATATTTATGGCTGAAATTTTCTGATTCATCAATATAATAGTCATCGTGGCGAATCTCGTCATCTGCATAATGCACATCATCTGCATACGTCACTTCCGCTGCTTCCCGGCATTTGCTGCAATAGCTTCGGCTTCGTTCCCAGAGTACCAACTCTTCACCGCAATAAATACACATGTCTTTCATTCGGTAACGCCTCCTTTGATACTCATGGAATATATACGTAGACTTATCTTTACCACTTATTTTTCTTTGTGAAACATGCTCTATGTAAAGCAAGTTGAAAAAGGTGAGGCATATACTGCGTATGCTACAATAGAAGGGAAGCAAAAGAGAAAGGGGTACATCTATGGAGCAATGGCGTTTTCTCGATACGGGAATCAGTTCCCCGGCGATGAATATGGCGATTGATGAGGCGGTTC
This region of Aneurinibacillus sp. REN35 genomic DNA includes:
- a CDS encoding M24 family metallopeptidase; its protein translation is MRFDVEEYQTRLKKTKQSMSEKGIDVLLLTDPANMNYLSGYDGWSFYVHQLLIVMIDEDQPIWVGRGMDANAAKVTAWIDEDRILAYSDDYVHSTVKHPMDFVAQIIAERGQDSSVIAVEMDAYYFTAQCYESLKKGLPTARFVDGTNMVNWVRLIKSEQEITYMKRAAKIVENAMRIGIESIEEGIRECDVVAKIYHAQISGTEQYGGDYPAIVPLLPAGEKTSTPHLTWTDQTYKRGEPVILELAGCYHRYHSPLARTVVIGEAPAKISELAKVVGEGINNALDVIKPGVTCEEIEQAWNKSIAKSGFTKDSRIGYSMGLNYPPDWGEHTASIRKGDRTILQPNMTFHMIPGIWLDDYGVEISESFRVTETGCEVLANFPRELFVKK
- a CDS encoding aldehyde dehydrogenase family protein, encoding MALSTTVKQMGMYIAGEWVTRTKVVEVYDSKDNSLITTVPAASAQDMRKAIEAAKEGVEIAAAMPVHERIAILNRAADSIQKRNEEYAITIAREGSKTIREARKEVMRCIETLRISAEEARRIHGETIPFDQMPGSENRVGYYYRFPIGLIAAITPFNDPLNLVAHKVGPAIASGNAIIVKPAMVTPLSALLLAEAFVEAGLPPKVLTVITGHAKEIGDVLVTHPDVRMVSFTGGIKTGTEISHKAGLKKIGMELGSNSPVIVLNDADLEEAVESTVSGAFWAAGQNCLGVQRIYIEEKSYDAFAQAFIKRTLQYRVGDKLSEETDMGPMITEKEAIRVEKWVAEAVDKGATLLCGGRRSGAYYMPTVLADVPKDCTLAKEEIFGPVVLLYSVPDFDTAIVKSNDVNYGLQAGIFTRNLDRAFQAIHRMNVGGVMINDSTDYRIDGMPFGGVKGSGLGREGVKFAIQEMTEPKVVCFKLSKSS
- a CDS encoding M20 metallopeptidase family protein, translating into MATQHESIVERSEALFGQLIHWRRSIHANPEISYQEFQTSQFVVDVLRTMPGIEIEIGVGYPTAVVGTLSSGTGPTIAIRADMDALPIMEETGHSFRSQHPGIMHACGHDAHTSILLGAAQLLAERFQKGEIKGTVKLIFQPAEESTDENGLTGAVHMIQAGALDGVDCAIALHMSPENPVGEVQVHEGYSMANVDVFEATIFGTGGHGAYPHLGTDPVWMLGPVLQALHGIVARKISPLEAAVVSVGQIHAGSASNIIPAEVYLEGTLRSYDPVVREQLITEVEKAISIVDVLGGSYRFAVQRGEPALKNDATVNAWLQETLTDLYPGTVIKHTPFGLGGEDFAYMAQMVPAAMFFLGCSPLDGIKRELHTPIFDIDEKCLPMGAAIMAETAVRFLQGTYKLNQK
- a CDS encoding glycine betaine uptake BCCT transporter, coding for MLKNDIKRASHNNVVFWASAAIVLLFVIAGVVAPGGFAKYASAIFDFTTINFGWFYLLSMVFFVGFCLFMAFSRYGKIKLGADHEKPEYSFFTWISMLFSAGFGAGLVFWGVAEPMTHFASPPFKGMEPQSAEAARTAMRYTFFNWGIHQWSVFAVVGLGLSYFQFRKKSNSLISSTLQPVMGKRKSYYLKNGINILAVIATITGVATSFGMSVLQINGGLKYVFSIPDHTWVQLLIITVLFVLYMTSSVTGLDKGIKVLSNINMGMALCLMLFVLFAGPTVFILNGFTLGIGDYIQHFIETSFYLTPYEGGTWVRDWTIFYWAWVIAWSPFVGSFVARVSKGRTIREFVMGVLIVPPFIGLVWIAIFGGTALHMDLFENTAIANAVSKDITSALFVMLNELPLSSLLSVVSIVLIAIFIVTSADSATFVLGMMTSKGNLNPSMLAKVIWGGLMAAISAVLIISSGLKGLQTASLVTALPFTFILIAMCISLVKSLRQEQHQQQLGGQSYSEYSKEEKKASSG
- a CDS encoding homoserine dehydrogenase produces the protein MAHKIALLGFGVVGQGIAEIIRDKAEALQEGIGFDAKIVAIADLMKGSLYHPDGLDLHQVLHTVKNTGRLDEYPSTPGLIRGWDSFQTIRQSNADTIVEMTFTDIKTGQPAIDHCRAAFESGKNVVMSNKGPVALAYQELAELAKKQNVRWGFEGTVMSGTPALRMPLVSLAGNEIHEIKGILNGTTNYILTKMEDGLSYEAALQEAQALGYAEADPTSDVEGYDAQYKAVILANVVMNVPMKRDEIACEGITHLTRQDIEWAKDNGKRWKLIAAIKKEGNNITAKVGPEAIPLTDPLAGIMGPVNAITYACDLAGPITLVGAGAGRTETGFSILIDLINIARGQI